In Candidatus Neomarinimicrobiota bacterium, one DNA window encodes the following:
- a CDS encoding DUF58 domain-containing protein, whose amino-acid sequence MAAIDKRKYLHPEMVAKLNNMALRARLVVEGYIIGMHKSPYHGFSVEFAEHRAYGPGDEIRHVDWKLYGKTDRYYIKQFEEETNLRSYLLLDTSKSMTYTSHKISKLDYGSYLAAAMTYLMLAQQDGVSISLFDDGIKRYVPPRSTPGHLNTVLAQLENLSTGEDTRIAPALHHLAERIKKRGLIILISDLIDDAEEVLTGLKHFRHKKHEVIVFHLLDPKETEFDFSVRTRFTDMETGDQITTEPWQIQSAYQRVVKQFQEKYKMECRKRNIDYVPLYTNQDLDLALTGYLKKRKMIG is encoded by the coding sequence ATGGCCGCGATCGATAAACGCAAATACCTGCATCCCGAGATGGTAGCCAAGCTGAACAACATGGCGCTTCGGGCTAGGCTCGTCGTGGAAGGCTACATCATCGGCATGCACAAGAGTCCCTACCACGGCTTCAGCGTTGAGTTTGCGGAGCATCGCGCCTACGGACCGGGCGATGAGATCCGTCATGTGGACTGGAAACTCTACGGTAAGACAGACCGCTACTATATCAAGCAATTTGAAGAAGAGACGAATCTGCGCTCTTATCTCCTGTTGGATACGAGTAAGTCTATGACCTACACCAGTCACAAGATATCCAAACTAGACTACGGCAGCTATCTGGCGGCGGCCATGACTTACCTGATGCTGGCACAGCAGGACGGCGTCTCCATCAGCCTGTTTGACGACGGGATCAAAAGATACGTCCCGCCCCGGTCGACGCCGGGCCACCTCAATACGGTCCTGGCGCAACTGGAGAATCTGTCTACGGGAGAGGATACCCGCATAGCACCAGCCCTGCACCATCTTGCTGAACGGATCAAGAAAAGGGGACTCATCATCCTAATATCGGACCTTATCGATGATGCGGAAGAAGTTTTAACCGGCTTAAAGCATTTCCGGCACAAGAAGCACGAGGTGATCGTTTTTCATCTGCTGGATCCTAAAGAGACCGAGTTCGATTTTTCAGTTAGAACCCGCTTTACGGATATGGAGACAGGAGATCAGATTACCACAGAGCCGTGGCAGATCCAGTCAGCCTACCAGCGTGTCGTGAAACAGTTCCAGGAGAAGTACAAGATGGAGTGCCGCAAGAGGAATATAGATTATGTGCCGCTTTACACGAACCAAGATCTGGACTTGGCTCTCACAGGCTACCTTAAGAAAAGGAAAATGATCGGCTGA
- a CDS encoding purine-nucleoside phosphorylase has protein sequence MTVDESSPYAVKEMAEYAGSLAPVSPRTAVVLGSGLGHFSDYVNDRMSIPYADIAGYPTSGVEGHSGELVFGNLSGEPVMVASGRFHMYEGYDIETVTLPVKFFHELKVKNLIITNSAGSVRRRLKPGTLMMLNGHLDCTFRESSKMPDIVRGEEYQSPKLLDHARTAAQTKGIETSEGVYAWMLGPSYETPAEIEMIRELGGDAVGMSTVPEIRAAGDLGMEVLGISCLTNFAAGITNQPLTHEEVMETADRVSGEFTRLLIGIIRRIARDG, from the coding sequence GTGACTGTTGATGAAAGTTCCCCGTATGCTGTCAAAGAGATGGCAGAATATGCCGGTTCGCTGGCACCTGTTTCGCCGCGGACAGCGGTAGTGCTAGGGTCAGGGCTTGGACATTTCAGCGACTACGTAAATGACAGAATGTCGATTCCTTACGCTGATATTGCGGGTTACCCCACTTCAGGTGTTGAAGGACATTCGGGGGAATTGGTTTTCGGCAATCTCAGCGGCGAGCCGGTAATGGTGGCTAGCGGCCGCTTTCACATGTACGAAGGTTACGATATTGAAACCGTGACACTCCCTGTCAAGTTTTTCCATGAGCTGAAGGTTAAAAATCTGATTATCACCAACTCAGCCGGCTCTGTGCGCAGACGGCTGAAGCCCGGAACCCTCATGATGCTGAACGGCCACCTCGACTGCACCTTCAGGGAAAGCAGTAAAATGCCTGATATTGTTCGCGGTGAGGAGTATCAATCACCTAAACTACTCGATCATGCAAGAACGGCCGCGCAGACAAAGGGAATCGAAACATCGGAAGGAGTGTATGCGTGGATGCTCGGTCCCTCGTACGAAACGCCGGCGGAGATCGAGATGATTCGTGAGCTGGGAGGCGATGCGGTCGGTATGTCAACGGTGCCGGAGATTCGTGCGGCGGGCGATCTTGGGATGGAAGTACTGGGGATATCGTGCCTGACAAACTTTGCCGCTGGAATCACCAACCAGCCCCTCACCCATGAGGAAGTGATGGAAACCGCGGACCGTGTTTCGGGAGAATTCACCCGCCTGTTAATAGGAATCATCAGGCGGATAGCCAGGGACGGGTAA
- a CDS encoding AAA family ATPase, producing MTKKNDVKLVEELYQARDKIYSELGKAIIGQREIIEHILITLLCQGHALVIGVPGLAKTLLIKTVAQILDLKFSRIQFTPDLMPSDITGTEILEEDHVSGKREFKFIQGPVFANILLADEINRTPPKTQAALLEAMQEHKVTAAGVSYTMDEPFLVLATQNPIEQEGTYPLPEAQLDRFMFSLSITYPSREEEVNIVKTTTGAPAAQLKSTISRDQITNYQSLVRRVPVADNVIQFAVDLVARTRPGDGSPQFINDWLDWGAGPRASQYLILGAKAKAVLEGRPTPDISDVLVMAKPVLRHRIITNFNAEADGVSTDQVLDKLTVEIR from the coding sequence ATGACGAAAAAAAATGATGTTAAACTGGTAGAAGAACTCTATCAGGCAAGAGACAAAATATATAGTGAACTGGGAAAAGCGATTATCGGCCAGAGAGAAATTATTGAACATATCCTGATCACACTGCTGTGCCAAGGTCACGCCCTTGTCATAGGCGTCCCCGGCCTAGCGAAGACGCTACTCATCAAAACGGTTGCTCAGATTCTCGACCTGAAGTTCAGCAGAATTCAGTTCACACCCGATCTCATGCCGTCCGATATTACCGGGACGGAAATTCTGGAGGAGGATCACGTCTCAGGCAAGCGTGAATTCAAGTTTATTCAGGGACCGGTTTTTGCCAATATCCTGTTGGCCGACGAGATCAACCGGACGCCTCCCAAAACTCAGGCCGCGCTCCTAGAAGCGATGCAGGAACACAAGGTGACGGCGGCGGGAGTATCGTATACGATGGATGAGCCGTTCCTGGTTCTCGCCACTCAGAATCCCATCGAGCAAGAAGGGACCTACCCCCTGCCTGAAGCACAGCTCGACCGTTTCATGTTCAGTCTGAGCATTACTTATCCCAGCCGGGAGGAAGAGGTAAATATCGTCAAAACTACCACCGGAGCACCAGCAGCCCAACTCAAGTCCACCATCTCCCGGGATCAGATTACAAACTACCAGTCTCTTGTACGGCGCGTGCCCGTAGCCGATAACGTGATTCAGTTTGCCGTTGATCTGGTGGCCAGAACACGCCCCGGTGACGGAAGCCCGCAATTTATCAACGATTGGCTCGATTGGGGTGCTGGCCCCCGGGCGTCACAGTACCTCATCCTGGGCGCTAAAGCAAAGGCCGTTCTGGAAGGCCGGCCTACGCCTGATATATCAGACGTCCTCGTCATGGCAAAACCGGTCCTGCGCCACCGCATCATCACTAACTTTAACGCTGAGGCCGACGGTGTGAGCACGGATCAGGTCTTGGATAAGCTCACCGTAGAAATCCGATAG